In a genomic window of Wyeomyia smithii strain HCP4-BCI-WySm-NY-G18 chromosome 1, ASM2978416v1, whole genome shotgun sequence:
- the LOC129716821 gene encoding uncharacterized protein LOC129716821: protein MSVADGAPPGAPMIVETVETQLQNGGENSSTQKSGIGAYPSQQTKNTQHQTIYQYQRTDEGPFRVIVEREIKENDRFKGINKINNFVMIKGVINGIPEHLSEENILANLECSIKVVEVFRMTRRKDGEKLPTSSVGTSFRGTKLPAEVKLYLASVKVNAYVYKVVICQQCLRYGHIAVNCKGKRRCDNCGGDHEEKYCGQETKCVNCSGNHRATDESYAEALKKKKAAEVGVSTAKRAKKKNKKATKQRKEDEQSEEEEDEIEQEMQTRKRKATEYNNQNQETDESMSVKRYLELRNRWEEKLKEIVQQRENYKHMASETFKNLSTALSRNDD, encoded by the exons ATGAGTGTGGCGGACGGTGCCCCACCGGGGGCACCCATGATAGTAGAAACTGTAGAAACCCAACTTCAAAATGGCGGAGAAAATAGTTCGACGCAAAAAAGCGGTATTGGTGCATACCCAAGCCAGCAGACAAAGAACACGCAACATCAGACCATCTACCAATACCAACGTACGGATGAAGGCCCATTCCGTGTGATAGTGGaaagagaaatcaaagaaaacgaCAGATTTAAAGGAATCAACAAGATCAAC AATTTCGTCATGATCAAAGGAGTAATCAACGGAATTCCAGAGCATCTGAGCGAAGAAAACATTCTGGCAAACCTGGAATGCAGTATCAAAGTGGTGGAAGTTTTCCGCATGACAAGAAGAAAAGATGGCGAAAAGCTACCAACAAGCAGTGTTGGAACCTCGTTCAGAGGTACCAAACTACCTGCAGAAGTCAAACTGTACTTGGCAAGTGTTAAAGTAAACGCATACGTATACAAAGTGGTCATATGCCAACAGTGTCTACGATACGGACACATAGCCGTTAATTGTAAAGGAAAACGCAGATGCGACAACTGTGGTGGAGACCACGAGGAGAAGTATTGCGGTCAGGAAACCAAATGTGTGAACTGTAGCGGAAATCACCGAGCAACAGATG AGAGCTACGCCGAGgcgttgaaaaagaaaaaagcagCTGAAGTCGGGGTGAGCACCGCCAAGCGAGCCAAGAAGAAGAATAAAAAGGCAACTAAACAGAGAAAGGAAGATGAACAGTCAGAAGAGGAAGAAGATGAAATTGAGCAAGAGATGCAGACTAGAAAGCGGAAAGCAACAGAATATAACAACCAAAACCAGGAAACGGATGAATCCATGTCAGTGAAACGGTACCTAGAACTGCGAAACAGGTGGGAAGAAAAGTTGAAAGAGATAGTGCAGCAGCGAGAAAATTACAAGCACATGGCCAGTGAAACATTTAAAAATCTTTCGACGGCTCTAAGCCGCAATGATGACTAG
- the LOC129717711 gene encoding zinc finger protein ZFP2-like, with amino-acid sequence MSKKHPKCLLCNRVSENFLRVSDNSNGENVEVVLLKHFPFQATDFWNEIVCSVCWKKIVDFHELFCEVEKRWTLGRFRCELCVNSKAFNSDGDLQIHNLMHHSQKENKILNCDQCVKTFATEWQLSSHKTWHQEVLSLNIYCNICNKQFASMHTRNAHIRKHHTEIPTVTPGAFSVEPTSAADGQFESILEPSAKETNTKKAKSSETKASEDELIRRFCNLSCLQCEYTGENLYQLLKHYQSEHETRGYAECCGQKFTKKPRLFNHCQLHINPDMFRCEACNKSFAQSEGLEQHNQWVHTPDSEKPFKCNICEAAFCKNYQLSYHMKRHVAKEQKIFHCDDCNKSFSNSLLLRAHQQKHHGASSNWVCDVCAKGFVHKALLEKHRLSHTAEGVASLMRQCSHCNKWLKNKDTYQSHIKRCMASGPVECDICGKLFSHEPGLMQHKRIMHMRERPLMACHYCDKTFKEIRRLKEHEANHRGVVLYTCPYCPKTSNSSSTMHNHKKTSHAEQWAAKRST; translated from the exons ATGTCTAAGAAACACCCAAAGTGTTTACTGTGTAACAGAGTTTCGGAAAACTTTCTTCGCGTATCGGACAATAGTAACGGAGAGAACGTGGAGGTTGTGCTTTTGAAACACTTTCCCTTTCAG GCGACGGACTTTTGGAACGAAATTGTTTGCTCCGTGTGCTGGAAAAAGATCGTCGACTTCCATGAGCTGTTCTGTGAGGTAGAGAAAAGATGGACTCTCGGCCGGTTTCGGTGCGAGCTTTGCGTAAACTCGAAGGCATTCAACAGCGACGGGGATTTGCAGATACATAATCTAATGCACCATTCGCAgaaggaaaataaaattttgaactgTGATCAATGCGTGAAAACGTTCGCTACCGAATGGCAGCTGTCCAGTCACAAAACCTGGCACCAGGAAGTGCTTTCCCTGAATATTTATTGCAATATTTGTAACAAACA atttgCTTCCATGCACACGAGAAATGCTCATATAAGAAAGCATCATACTGAAATTCCTACAGTAACCCCTGGCGCTTTTTCGGTGGAACCAACGAGCGCCGCCGATGGTCAGTTTGAAAGTATTTTGGAACCATCAGCGAAGGAAACAAATACTAAAAAAGCAAAATCTTCGGAAACGAAAGCCAGCGAAGATGAATTGATACGACGGTTTTGTAATCTATCTTGCCTGCAGTGCGAATACACAGGCGAAAATCTCTATCAACTTTTGAAGCATTATCAAAGCGAGCACGAAACTCGAGGATACGCCGAATGCTGCGGACAAAAGTTCACGAAAAAACCACGCTTGTTCAACCACTGCCAGCTGCACATCAATCCGGATATGTTCCGTTGTGAAGCATGCAATAAATCATTTGCCCAAAGTGAAGGCTTAGAGCAGCACAACCAGTGGGTACACACGCCAGACTCCGAGAAACCCTTTAAATGTAATATATGCGAGGCAGCCTTTTGCAAAAACTATCAGCTTAGTTACCACATGAAACGACATGTGGCAAAGGAGCAAAAGATTTTTCATTGCGATGACTGCAATAAGTC ttttagtAATTCGCTACTGCTTCGAGCGCATCAACAAAAACACCACGGAGCGTCGAGTAACTGGGTGTGTGATGTTTGTGCGAAAGGTTTCGTGCATAAGGCTCTGCTGGAGAAACATCGTCTGTCCCACACGGCTGAAGGTGTAGCCAGTCTGATGCGCCAATGCAGTCATTGCAATAAGTGGCTCAAAAACAAGGACACCTACCAGAGTCACATTAAGCGTTGTATGGCGAGTGGTCCAGTCGAGTGTGACATCTGTGGTAAATTGTTTTCCCACGAACCTGGTTTGATGCAGCACAAGCGCATTATGCACATGAGGGAGCGCCCGTTAATGGCATGTCACTATTGCGACAAAACCTTCAAAGAAATACGACGTCTCAAAGAGCACGAAGCCAACCACCGGGGCGTCGTCCTGTATACCTGTCCGTACTGTCCAAAAACGAGTAACTCTAGCTCTACCATGCATAATCACAAAAAGACATCACACGCGGAACAGTGGGCCGCCAAGAGATCtacgtga